Proteins encoded together in one Kiloniellales bacterium window:
- a CDS encoding OsmC family protein has translation PIEGSSDPAFLGDPARHNPEDLLVAALSACHMLWYLHLCAVKGVVVTAYRDAAEGTMLEEPRKGRFTEVILRPEVTITAESDAERARQLHERAHAECFIANSVNFPVRCEPEIVSGG, from the coding sequence CGCCGATCGAGGGCTCCTCGGACCCGGCCTTCCTGGGCGACCCGGCGCGGCACAACCCCGAGGACCTGCTGGTCGCCGCGCTCTCGGCCTGCCACATGCTCTGGTACCTGCACCTCTGCGCCGTGAAGGGCGTGGTGGTCACGGCCTACCGGGACGCCGCGGAGGGCACCATGCTGGAAGAGCCGCGCAAAGGCCGCTTCACCGAGGTGATCCTGCGCCCCGAAGTCACCATCACGGCCGAGAGCGACGCGGAGCGGGCCCGCCAGCTCCATGAGCGGGCGCACGCCGAGTGCTTCATCGCCAACTCGGTCAACTTCCCGGTGCGCTGCGAGCCGGAGATCGTGAGCGGCGGCTGA